The Bombus fervidus isolate BK054 chromosome 8, iyBomFerv1, whole genome shotgun sequence genome window below encodes:
- the LOC139989862 gene encoding glutathione S-transferase-like, which produces MPHYKLTYFPITALGEPIRFLFHYAGTPFEDERISKDVWPEIKPSTPYGQLPVLVIDGKKIAQSTAICRYLAKQYGLAGKDDWEALHIDATVDTIHDVRHKLASFHYEQDEKVKATKRKTAEEILPFILERLDQQVKENDGYFHNGTLSWADLTFVALLDYFNFMYKSDLIANYENLKLLEEKVLLLPNIKSWIERRPANEY; this is translated from the exons ATGCCGCACTATAAATTGACTTACTTCCCAATTACGGCATTGGGAGAACCAATCCGTTTTCTGTTCCACTATGCTGGTACTCCATTTGAAGATGAACGTATCAGCAAAGACGTCTGGCCAGAAATAAAGCCCT CGACTCCTTATGGCCAGCTTCCTGTCCTTGTAATTGATGGAAAGAAGATTGCTCAGTCTACAGCTATTTGCCGTTACTTAGCCAAACAATATGGCTTAGCTGGAAAGGATGACTGGGAAGCTCTTCATATTGATGCCACTGTTGATACTATCCATGATGTTCGTCATA aaCTTGCCTCCTTCCACTATGAGCAGGACGAGAAGGTCAAAGCTACAAAGCGCAAGACTGCTGAAGAGATACTACCGTTCATTTTAGAACGTTTGGACCAGCAAGTGAAGGAAAATGACGGTTACTTCCACAATGGTACCCTCTCCTGGGCTGATTTAACATTCGTTGCTCTGCTCgattattttaactttatgTACAAGTCTGATTTGATCGcaaattacgaaaatttgaaactgCTGGAGGAAAAGGTCCTCCTTCTGCCTAACATCAAAAGCTGGATTGAGAGGCGCCCAGCTAACGAATACTAA
- the LOC139989861 gene encoding glutathione S-transferase: MSEGLPTYKLIYFNARGRAEHIRYIFAYAGIDYIDERIPKERWPELKKSMPYGMLPVLEIDGKPIAQSNAVARYLARKHNLTGRDEWEAMMCDVLVDTLGDLKQSISQYRTEEDHYKKEEKKAKLLKETIPFYLNKFEQTVGENGGYTVASTTTWADFVFAVALENFENIFGATALENYPGLRALKKRVHEIPAIVDWLAKRPHTEF; this comes from the exons atgagcGAGGGACTACCAACTTACAAATTGATCTACTTTAACGCCCGTGGTCGTGCCGAGCATATTCGCTACATATTTGCATACGCTGGCATCGACTATATCGACGAGAGGATCCCCAAAGAACGCTGGCCTGAATTGAAGAAAT CAATGCCTTATGGAATGCTGCCTGTACTGGAGATAGACGGGAAACCGATAGCGCAGAGCAACGCTGTGGCGCGATACTTGGCGAGGAAGCACAATCTAACGGGAAGGGACGAATGGGAAGCGATGATGTGCGACGTGCTCGTCGATACACTTGGAGATTTGAAGCAAT CTATATCCCAATATCGCACGGAGGAGGACCACTAcaagaaggaagagaagaaggcGAAACTTTTGAAGGAAACAATACCATTTTACTTGAATAAATTCGAGCAGACTGTTGGCGAAAATGGAGGATACACCGTTGCCTCCACC ACGACATGGGCGGACTTCGTGTTTGCAGTGGCCCTTGAAAatttcgagaatatttttggaGCGACAGCTTTAGAAAATTATCCAGGTCTTCGAGCGTTGAAGAAAAGGGTTCATGAGATACCGGCAATTGTTGATTGGCTGGCTAAGCGGCCACACACAGAATTCTAA